The following proteins are co-located in the Aquipuribacter sp. SD81 genome:
- a CDS encoding hydroxymethylglutaryl-CoA lyase, with translation MSDRAVDTAVVPRPAGVHVVEVGPRDGLQNERRVLDVATRVELVRRLVAAGVRRLETVSFVNPARVPQMAGAEEVMAAVPRTAPDGSPVAHIGLVLNERGLERALAAGVDEVNLVAITTETFSRRNQGAGVDDVLAATVRMLEASRTAGVPASVTVSASFGCPFEGEVSTEQVMRVVRAVLPARPVEVALADTIGVGVPGDVRRLVRAVGAESDVPLRAHFHNTRNTGYANALAAAEEGVLALDASIGGYGGCPFAPNATGNIATEDLVYALGRSGHDVGLRVDDLADPRDFVTQALGAGEAPGLLGRAGNWPG, from the coding sequence ATGAGCGACAGGGCTGTCGACACGGCCGTCGTCCCCCGTCCCGCCGGCGTGCACGTCGTCGAGGTGGGTCCGCGCGACGGCCTGCAGAACGAGCGCCGGGTGCTCGACGTCGCCACGCGCGTCGAGCTCGTGCGCCGGCTCGTGGCGGCCGGCGTCCGCCGGTTGGAGACGGTGAGCTTCGTCAACCCCGCCCGCGTGCCGCAGATGGCGGGCGCGGAGGAGGTCATGGCCGCGGTGCCGCGCACCGCGCCCGACGGCTCCCCCGTCGCCCACATCGGGCTCGTGCTCAACGAGCGCGGGCTCGAGCGCGCGCTCGCGGCGGGGGTCGACGAGGTCAACCTCGTCGCGATCACGACCGAGACCTTCTCCCGCCGGAACCAGGGCGCGGGGGTGGACGACGTGCTCGCGGCGACCGTCCGCATGCTCGAGGCGTCGCGGACGGCGGGGGTGCCCGCGTCGGTGACGGTGTCGGCGTCGTTCGGCTGCCCGTTCGAGGGCGAGGTGAGCACCGAGCAGGTGATGCGGGTCGTGCGGGCGGTGCTGCCGGCCCGGCCGGTCGAGGTGGCGCTCGCCGACACCATCGGCGTGGGCGTCCCGGGCGACGTCCGACGGCTCGTGCGGGCCGTGGGTGCGGAGTCCGACGTGCCGCTGCGTGCGCACTTCCACAACACGCGCAACACCGGCTACGCCAACGCCCTCGCTGCTGCGGAGGAGGGCGTGCTCGCCCTCGACGCGAGCATCGGCGGGTACGGCGGCTGCCCGTTCGCCCCGAACGCGACGGGCAACATCGCGACGGAGGACCTCGTGTACGCCCTCGGCCGCTCGGGGCACGACGTCGGCCTGCGGGTCGACGACCTCGCCGACCCCCGCGACTTCGTCACGCAGGCCCTGGGCGCCGGTGAGGCGCCCGGGCTGCTCGGCCGGGCCGGGAACTGGCCCGGCTGA
- the folK gene encoding 2-amino-4-hydroxy-6-hydroxymethyldihydropteridine diphosphokinase has protein sequence MSEYLDDATGALDRVSVTGIRARGFHGVLPEEKRDGQDFSCDVHLHLARSRAGRSDDLADAVDYSVVARKAYDVLAGPSLDLVEAVAERIAAAVLADERVEAVTVVVHKPQAPVGVPFDDVTVRVVRTRDDAVADAVPDAPLLGVLALGANLGDPYATLHQAVLDLAAVDGLEVLEASPVVDTAPVGGPEQGRYLNAVLLVRTTLSPRALLHACQDVEKAHGRTRRIRWGARTLDVDVVALREADGTPVVVAAPDLDVPHPRAGDRAFVLAPWAAVAPDDRLWWWGEERAVRELLDDLAEDGDEDAVVVREDLALPFRLPTNG, from the coding sequence GTGAGCGAGTACCTCGACGACGCGACCGGCGCGCTGGACCGCGTGAGCGTCACCGGCATCCGGGCCCGTGGGTTCCACGGCGTGCTGCCGGAGGAGAAGCGGGACGGCCAGGACTTCTCGTGCGACGTCCACCTGCACCTGGCGCGCTCGCGGGCCGGGCGCAGCGACGACCTCGCCGACGCCGTCGACTACTCCGTCGTGGCCCGGAAGGCGTACGACGTGCTCGCCGGGCCGTCGCTCGACCTGGTGGAGGCCGTCGCCGAACGGATCGCCGCCGCCGTGCTCGCCGACGAGCGGGTCGAGGCCGTGACGGTCGTCGTGCACAAGCCGCAGGCGCCGGTCGGCGTCCCCTTCGACGACGTGACGGTCCGCGTCGTGCGTACCCGGGACGACGCGGTCGCCGACGCCGTGCCCGACGCCCCGCTGCTCGGCGTGCTCGCGCTCGGGGCGAACCTCGGCGACCCGTACGCCACGCTGCACCAGGCGGTGCTCGACCTCGCCGCGGTCGACGGCCTTGAGGTGCTCGAGGCGTCCCCGGTCGTCGACACCGCCCCGGTCGGCGGACCCGAGCAGGGCCGCTACCTCAACGCGGTGCTGCTGGTCCGGACCACGCTGTCGCCGCGGGCGCTGCTGCACGCGTGCCAGGACGTCGAGAAGGCTCACGGCCGCACGCGTCGGATCCGGTGGGGTGCCCGGACCCTCGACGTCGACGTGGTCGCGCTGCGCGAGGCGGACGGCACGCCCGTCGTCGTCGCGGCTCCCGACCTCGACGTGCCGCACCCGCGGGCGGGTGACCGGGCCTTCGTGCTGGCGCCGTGGGCCGCGGTCGCCCCGGACGACCGGCTGTGGTGGTGGGGGGAGGAGCGGGCGGTGCGCGAGCTGCTCGACGACCTCGCCGAGGACGGGGACGAGGACGCCGTCGTCGTCCGCGAGGACCTCGCCCTCCCGTTCCGGCTGCCGACGAACGGGTGA
- the ftsH gene encoding ATP-dependent zinc metalloprotease FtsH produces MKMRGFLRSGAIWIVLAIVIVLLGARLITSDRVTQVDTSEALQLIRDERVASALVVDQEQRLDLTLVEGEEVDGATTVRANYIAPRGEEILDLLDRFPPPEGVDEENPQSSVLTGLLFTILPLVLILGLFWFVLTRMSGGGNRVMQFGKSKAKLVNKDMPKVTFADVAGAQEAVEELTEIKEFLSDSQKFLSVGAKIPKGVLLYGPPGTGKTLLARATAGEAGVPFYSISGSDFVEMFVGVGASRVRDLFEQAKQNAPAIIFVDEIDAVGRHRGAGMGGGHDEREQTLNQLLVEMDGFDVKTNVILIAATNRPDILDPALLRPGRFDRQITVEAPDMQGRLKILQVHGKGKPLAEGVDLESIARRTPGFTGADLANVLNEAALLTARSEKQQIDDTTLDEAIDRVMAGPQKRTRMMNDKERLITAYHEGGHALVAASLPNTDPVAKITILPRGRALGYTMVLPTEDKYSTTRNEMLDQLAYALGGRVAEELVFHDPTSGAANDIEKATALARKMVTQFGMSEAIGAIKLGSGSGEVFLGRDMGHERDYSESVAATVDREVRRLIEAAHDEAWEVLVEHRAVLDRLVTELLEKETLNAEQIAAVFHDVVKRPSRPVWLSSDRRAVSDQPPVAVPPRTVVNGSLNGSHAGANGSSNGGSNGGSNGGPHPADGGSAGGATDGAGTGSQGVGTPGGSPAGGAGAPGAQPPSWSPPGSSPGDAPGPRP; encoded by the coding sequence ATGAAGATGCGCGGGTTCCTCCGCAGCGGGGCGATCTGGATCGTCCTCGCCATCGTGATCGTGCTCCTCGGCGCGCGGCTCATCACCAGCGACCGCGTCACGCAGGTCGACACGAGCGAGGCGCTGCAGCTGATCCGCGACGAGCGGGTCGCCTCCGCCCTCGTCGTCGACCAGGAGCAGCGGCTCGACCTCACCCTCGTCGAGGGCGAGGAGGTGGACGGCGCGACCACGGTCCGCGCGAACTACATCGCCCCGCGCGGCGAGGAGATCCTCGACCTTCTCGACCGGTTCCCGCCGCCGGAGGGCGTCGACGAGGAGAACCCGCAGAGCTCCGTCCTCACGGGGCTGCTGTTCACGATCCTCCCGCTCGTGCTCATCCTCGGACTGTTCTGGTTCGTGCTCACGCGCATGAGCGGCGGCGGCAACCGCGTCATGCAGTTCGGCAAGTCCAAGGCGAAGCTCGTCAACAAGGACATGCCGAAGGTCACCTTCGCCGACGTCGCCGGCGCCCAGGAGGCCGTCGAGGAGCTGACGGAGATCAAGGAGTTCCTCTCCGACTCCCAGAAGTTCCTGTCCGTCGGCGCCAAGATCCCCAAGGGCGTGCTGCTGTACGGCCCGCCCGGCACCGGCAAGACGCTGCTCGCCCGCGCGACGGCGGGTGAGGCGGGCGTGCCGTTCTACTCCATCTCCGGCTCGGACTTCGTCGAGATGTTCGTCGGCGTCGGCGCGAGCCGCGTCCGCGACCTGTTCGAGCAGGCCAAGCAGAACGCTCCTGCGATCATCTTCGTCGACGAGATCGACGCCGTCGGTCGCCACCGCGGTGCCGGCATGGGCGGCGGCCACGACGAGCGCGAGCAGACCCTCAACCAGCTCCTGGTCGAGATGGACGGCTTCGACGTCAAGACGAACGTCATCCTCATCGCCGCCACGAACCGCCCGGACATCCTCGACCCGGCACTGCTGCGTCCTGGCCGCTTCGACCGGCAGATCACCGTCGAGGCCCCCGACATGCAGGGCCGGCTCAAGATCCTCCAGGTGCACGGCAAGGGGAAGCCGCTCGCCGAGGGCGTCGACCTGGAGTCGATCGCCCGCCGCACGCCCGGCTTCACCGGCGCCGACCTCGCCAACGTCCTCAACGAGGCCGCGCTGCTCACCGCCCGCAGCGAGAAGCAGCAGATCGACGACACGACGCTCGACGAGGCGATCGACCGCGTCATGGCCGGGCCGCAGAAGCGCACGCGGATGATGAACGACAAGGAGCGGCTCATCACCGCCTACCACGAGGGCGGCCACGCCCTGGTGGCGGCGTCCCTGCCCAACACCGACCCCGTCGCCAAGATCACGATCCTGCCTCGCGGCCGCGCCCTCGGGTACACGATGGTCCTGCCGACCGAGGACAAGTACTCGACGACCCGCAACGAGATGCTCGACCAGCTCGCGTACGCCCTCGGTGGTCGCGTGGCCGAGGAGCTCGTCTTCCACGACCCGACCTCCGGGGCGGCCAACGACATCGAGAAGGCGACCGCCCTCGCGCGCAAGATGGTCACGCAGTTCGGCATGAGCGAGGCGATCGGCGCCATCAAGCTGGGCTCCGGCTCGGGCGAGGTGTTCCTCGGCCGCGACATGGGCCACGAGCGCGACTACTCCGAGTCCGTCGCCGCGACGGTCGACCGCGAGGTACGACGCCTCATCGAGGCCGCGCACGACGAGGCGTGGGAGGTGCTCGTCGAGCACCGTGCGGTCCTCGACCGGCTCGTCACCGAGCTGCTGGAGAAGGAGACGCTCAACGCCGAGCAGATCGCGGCCGTCTTCCACGACGTCGTCAAGCGACCCTCGCGCCCGGTCTGGCTGTCGAGCGACCGGCGGGCCGTGTCCGACCAGCCGCCGGTCGCAGTGCCCCCGCGCACGGTGGTGAACGGCAGCCTCAACGGCTCCCACGCGGGCGCGAACGGCTCGTCGAACGGCGGCTCGAACGGCGGCAGCAACGGCGGTCCGCACCCGGCGGACGGCGGTTCCGCCGGCGGCGCGACCGACGGCGCCGGTACCGGCTCCCAGGGCGTCGGCACGCCCGGCGGCAGCCCGGCCGGCGGCGCAGGTGCCCCCGGGGCGCAGCCCCCGTCGTGGTCGCCGCCCGGGTCGTCGCCCGGCGACGCGCCCGGGCCGCGTCCCTGA
- the folP gene encoding dihydropteroate synthase: protein MHAGPAGLPAAARARLTDLGRPAVLAVLNVTPDSFSDGGLWAGEDEAVTHGLSLVAAGADAVDVGGESTRPGADRVPEHEELRRTVPVVRRLAAAGVPVSVDTMRSGVAAAALDAGAVLVNDVSGGAADPDMARVVAEAGCPFVVMHWRGHSRAMAEHARYADPVAEVVAELRSRIEDLVAAGVRHDRLVVDPGIGFAKDAGHNWALLGALDDLDRLGLPVLVGVSRKRFLGALLAAPDGSPRPVEQRDDASHAAAALLAAHGVWGVRSHTARATADAVRVGAAWRRAREGQDGQDRSP from the coding sequence GTGCACGCGGGTCCGGCGGGGCTTCCCGCCGCGGCCCGGGCGCGCCTCACGGACCTCGGGCGCCCGGCGGTCCTCGCCGTCCTCAACGTCACCCCCGACTCCTTCAGCGACGGCGGCCTGTGGGCCGGCGAGGACGAGGCCGTCACGCACGGCCTGTCTCTGGTCGCGGCGGGCGCCGACGCCGTCGACGTGGGCGGGGAGTCGACGAGGCCCGGTGCCGACCGCGTGCCCGAGCACGAGGAGCTCCGGCGGACCGTGCCCGTGGTGCGGAGGCTGGCGGCGGCAGGGGTCCCGGTCAGCGTCGACACCATGCGGTCGGGAGTGGCCGCGGCGGCGCTGGACGCCGGCGCGGTGCTGGTGAACGACGTGAGCGGCGGCGCCGCCGACCCCGACATGGCGCGCGTCGTCGCCGAGGCCGGCTGCCCGTTCGTCGTCATGCACTGGCGGGGGCACTCCCGCGCGATGGCGGAGCACGCCCGCTACGCGGACCCGGTCGCCGAGGTCGTCGCCGAGCTGCGCTCCCGCATCGAGGACCTCGTCGCGGCAGGGGTCCGCCACGACCGGCTCGTCGTGGACCCGGGCATCGGCTTCGCCAAGGACGCCGGGCACAACTGGGCGCTGCTCGGGGCGCTCGACGACCTCGACCGCCTCGGCCTGCCCGTGCTCGTCGGCGTCAGCCGCAAGCGGTTCCTCGGTGCCCTGCTCGCCGCGCCGGACGGCAGCCCGCGCCCGGTCGAGCAGCGCGACGACGCGTCGCACGCCGCCGCGGCGCTGCTCGCCGCGCACGGGGTGTGGGGCGTCCGCTCGCACACCGCCCGGGCCACGGCCGACGCGGTGAGGGTGGGCGCGGCCTGGCGCCGTGCGCGGGAAGGTCAGGACGGACAGGATCGGTCGCCGTGA
- a CDS encoding DUF3180 domain-containing protein, producing MRLAPTRATPLFLLAAVAFALTVAVLQVRSAGGGAVATPPAVSAVVLAALAAAVLVVAWPVRRWNAGERDRALDPLRAARTVALAKSAALAGSVMTGAWTGFAVVAVPLVTIPTQPERVATTAAVLLASLALLVAGLVAERWCMIPPEDDDEDRHGHGGGQASPA from the coding sequence GTGAGGCTCGCTCCCACGCGCGCGACGCCGCTGTTCCTGCTGGCGGCGGTCGCCTTCGCGCTCACCGTCGCCGTGCTCCAGGTGCGCAGCGCCGGCGGCGGCGCGGTGGCGACGCCGCCCGCGGTGTCGGCGGTCGTCCTCGCGGCCCTCGCCGCCGCCGTGCTCGTCGTGGCATGGCCTGTGCGCCGCTGGAACGCCGGCGAGCGGGACCGCGCGCTGGACCCGCTGCGGGCGGCGCGGACCGTGGCGCTCGCCAAGTCCGCTGCGCTCGCGGGGTCCGTCATGACGGGCGCCTGGACGGGCTTCGCCGTCGTCGCCGTGCCGCTCGTCACCATCCCGACGCAGCCGGAGCGGGTCGCCACCACGGCCGCGGTGCTGCTCGCCTCGCTCGCGCTGCTCGTCGCCGGTCTCGTCGCCGAGCGCTGGTGCATGATCCCGCCCGAGGACGACGACGAGGACCGGCACGGTCACGGGGGCGGTCAGGCAAGCCCCGCCTGA
- a CDS encoding sucrase ferredoxin produces the protein WPPTCCADAAEERCDPRTGTAAPAARWLLVEQPGPWGRDALTQSRLDARVGAELARRGAAAGLRVQVVRRHGRVGHHPQGRRHWALVDSRPGHEAARWGRFEHDVELLDVDLTSPVTPVPGEAVRPVYLVCTHGRHDTCCAVRGRDVAAALEPLAPGRVWECSHVGGCRFAANVVVLPHGLYYGGVTPALATELVDATEASRLVPDLLRGRSTGGPAEQAAEHHARLGLDGDGRTRLGALRPVATEPTADGAVRVVLARDDAQEALAVTVRRVAAGPPALLTCAARRASPPQAWQLVDVRPARPAEGSLPAHADGP, from the coding sequence TTGGCCTCCCACTTGCTGCGCCGACGCCGCCGAGGAGCGGTGCGACCCGCGCACCGGCACCGCGGCCCCGGCGGCGCGGTGGCTGCTCGTGGAGCAGCCGGGCCCGTGGGGCCGCGACGCGCTCACGCAGTCGCGCCTCGACGCACGCGTGGGCGCCGAGCTCGCCCGGCGCGGGGCCGCTGCGGGCCTGCGCGTGCAGGTGGTGCGCCGGCACGGCCGGGTGGGCCACCACCCGCAGGGACGGCGGCACTGGGCGCTCGTCGACTCCCGCCCGGGGCACGAGGCCGCACGCTGGGGCCGCTTCGAGCACGACGTCGAGCTGCTCGACGTCGACCTGACCTCACCCGTCACGCCGGTGCCCGGTGAGGCTGTCCGGCCCGTGTACCTGGTGTGCACGCACGGTCGGCACGACACGTGCTGCGCGGTCCGCGGCCGCGACGTCGCGGCCGCGCTCGAGCCCCTCGCACCCGGTCGGGTGTGGGAGTGCTCGCACGTCGGCGGGTGCCGATTCGCCGCGAACGTCGTCGTGCTGCCGCACGGGCTGTACTACGGCGGGGTGACGCCCGCGCTCGCCACCGAGCTCGTCGACGCGACGGAGGCGAGCAGGCTCGTGCCCGACCTGCTGCGCGGGCGCAGCACCGGCGGCCCCGCCGAGCAGGCCGCCGAGCACCACGCCCGCCTCGGGCTCGACGGCGACGGCCGGACCAGGCTCGGCGCGCTCCGGCCCGTCGCCACGGAGCCGACGGCCGACGGCGCCGTCCGGGTCGTGCTCGCGCGCGACGACGCGCAGGAGGCCCTCGCGGTCACCGTGCGGCGCGTCGCCGCGGGCCCGCCCGCCCTGCTCACGTGCGCCGCGCGGCGCGCGAGCCCGCCCCAGGCCTGGCAGCTGGTCGACGTCCGCCCCGCACGACCCGCCGAGGGGTCGCTCCCGGCGCACGCCGATGGCCCCTGA